One Chiloscyllium plagiosum isolate BGI_BamShark_2017 chromosome 12, ASM401019v2, whole genome shotgun sequence DNA window includes the following coding sequences:
- the ccdc181 gene encoding coiled-coil domain-containing protein 181 isoform X1 → MSEENSVTSQFEEYEDDFEKDLDWLINEETKNSDEEPEVYEESENIDAKLNKELDEEEREENKNSIDEKQSASFVEKPCERNKDLIDHAEIARGEKNVIVNQPDPISGSDSEGSFHELKQDDQQEAEEQTEEVKRYIVEKIEQANKKLQDEDPIDQNRERRLKFKDHLVDLEVPPIHLPETEKDNGEVTGQMSEMCISSDAQKVNVNTGNKGDEDKIKDKKVLMEKDGKFELVSLQDFGNQGLLPQIAVAFSENESKQSHCFNSDNPKGNNFSSSQTSLSPNEILHIPKPPDEPKDRATSAANIQKNGAQKILPRRVQSAIMSPKPSPQPNISKEKEFNWRTQKKGQLKTEVGVRKTEEEMRKKEENKMAFGIWLQKKKQQRQEERRIQCAKELERKNSKEHQDPNEAFNLWLKKKREQQIKEQQVEAMRKREQDYNSKVHTREDSEKAFKQWLKRKKAEKRAEQLAAKERCRKFLMEARKVKRMQTLLCTLSESKSFQFDNYGYRF, encoded by the exons ATGAGTGAAGAGAATAGTGTTACTTCACAATTTGAAGAATATGAAGATGATTTTGAGAAAGATCTTGATTGGCTAAtcaatgaagaaacaaaaaataGTGATGAAGAGCCAGAG GTTTATGAAGAAAGTGAAAACATTGATGCCAAACTTAATAAAGAGCTggatgaagaagaaagagaagaaaataaaaattccatAGATGAGAAACAATCTGCAAGCTTTGTAGAAAAACCATGTGAACGGAACAAAGATTTAATAGACCATGCAGAGATCGCTAGGGGAGAAAAAAATGTTATTGTCAATCAACCTGATCCTATATCAGGATCAGATAGTGAGGGTTCATTTCATGAATTAAAGCAGGATGATCAGCAAGAAGCAGAAGAGCAAACAGAGGAAGTAAAACGCTATATAGTGGAAAAGATTGAGCAAGCCAACAAGAAGTTGCAGGATGAAGATCCTATAGATCAAAATCGAGAACGCAGATTGAAGTTCAAAGACCATTTGGTTGACTTGGAGGTCCCCCCTATCCATTTACCTGAGACAGAAAAGGATAATGGAGAGGTCACAGGTCAAATGTCTGAAATGTGCATTTCAAGTGATGCTCAAAAGGTCAATGTTAATACAGGAAATAAAGGCGATGAAGacaaaatcaaagacaaaaaagTGTTGAtggaaaaagatggaaaatttgAACTAGTGAGTTTACAGGATTTTGGGAATCAAGGTTTATTACCTCAGATTGCTGTAGCATTCAGTGAAAATGAAAGTAAACAATCTCACTGCTTCAATTCAGATAATCCTAAAGGAAACAACTTTTCAAGTAGTCAGACCAGTTTATCTCCAAATGAAATTCTTCATATTCCCAAACCGCCAGATGAACCAAAGGATCGAGCAACTTCTGCAGCTAATATACAGAAGAATGGAGCTCAAAAGATACTACCTAGAAGGGTCCAATCTGCAATAATGTCTCCCAAACCATCTCCCCAACCGAACATCTCAAAGGAAAAGGAGTTTAATTGGCGAACCCAAAAGAAAGGTCAACTTAAGACTGAG GTGGGGGTAAGAAAAACTGAAGAGGAGATGCGGAAGAAAGAGGAAAATAAGATGGCTTTTGGGATCTGGCTTCAAAAGAAGAAGCAGCAGCGCCAAGAAGAAAGAAGAATTCAATGTGCGAAGGAACTAGAAAGAAAGAATAGTAAG GAACATCAAGATCCAAATGAAGCCTTCAATCTCTGGCTAAAGAAAAAACGGGAACAGCAAATTAAAGAGCAGCAAGTAGAAGCCATGAGAAAAAGGGAACAAGATTACAACTCAAAAGTTCACACAAGGGAAGATTCTGAAAAAGCTTTTAAGCA GTGGCTAAAAAGAAAGAAAGCTGAGAAACGGGCAGAACAATTGGCTGCAAAGGAGCGATGCAGGAAGTTTCTGATGGAagctagaaaagttaaaagaaTGCAGACTTTACTATGCACCCTTAGTGAATCTAAATCATTTCAGTTTGACAATTATGGTTACAGGTTCTAG
- the blzf1 gene encoding golgin-45, whose translation METKVQIVQPVRGPGDGMETEEPAKPIENTTVVNKKCHPIPRVNVVSSSSQIVTKPGVLQLGTVQPDQAVEVEAIKILVPKAALIHEVPTKNTKLNDSAGSHKCELSSQPENTTELKRELTELKVSIEKSQSSERKLLQDKEGLANQIRVQTEINRELKKLLVASVGNDLQYHFERLAREKNQLILENETLNQNLAQLSEQLERMTIQCDVWRSKFLASRVMTEELAHVRTSMQRHVRETQSAIQDLLSEREQFRQDMVESHGFLKELLVSLQWGRQQTYYPNAQPGTTVELASVNLKLAEAINSQLLGKLSTSNAQKTNQQVEFCKTPAEKMAEKVLNILDPTLCSKGMTDVPFCDTSPSLFLSKKDSIGRFHPYTRYENITFNCCNQCTGELIVL comes from the exons ATGGAGACTAAAG TTCAAATAGTACAACCTGTCCGTGGACCTGGCGATGGAATGGAAACAGAAGAACCAGCCAAGCCTATCGAGAATACCACAGTAGTAAATAAAAAATGTCATCCCATTCCACGAGTTAATGTAGTATCCAGTTCTTCTCAAATTGTGACTAAGCCTGGTGTTCTTCAGCTTGGGACGGTTCAGCCTGACCAAGCAGTTGAGGTAGAAGCGATAAAAATCTTAGTACCCAAAGCTGCTTTAATTCATGAAGTTCCCACAAAGAATACAAAGTTAAATGACTCTGCAGGTTCTCATAAATGTGAGTTGTCAAGTCAGCCAGAAAACACTACTGAACTCAAGAGAGAACTGACAGAACTAAAAGTCTCCATTGAAAAATCTCAAAGTTCAGAAAGAAAACTCCTACAGGATAAAGAAGGGTTGGCTAACCAAATCCGGGTACAGACTGAG ATAAATCGTGAACTCAAAAAGTTACTTGTAGCTTCTGTTGGCAATGACCTTCAGTATCACTTTGAGCGCTTGGCACgtgaaaaaaatcaattaatcCTGGAAAATGAGACTTTGAATCAAAATCTAGCTCAACTCTCTGAGCAGCTGGAGCGGATGACTATACAATGTGATGTATGGCGCAGCAAGTTCCTTGCAAGCAG AGTGATGACAGAGGAACTAGCCCATGTTAGAACATCAATGCAGCGTCATGTCAGGGAAACCCAAAGTGCAATACAGGATCTTCTCAGTGAGCGTGAGCAATTTCGTCAGGATATGGTTGAATCCCATGG ATTCCTCAAGGAGCTCTTGGTATCTCTGCAATGGGGCCGACAACAAACATATTATCCCAATGCACAACCAGGTACCACTGTGGAACTTGCTTCTGTCAACCTTAAGTTAGCAGAGGCTATTAATTCTCAACTTCTTGGAAAACTGAGCACAAGTAATGCCCAAAAGACCAACCAACAGGTTGAATTCTGCAAAACACCAGCTGAAAAGATGGCTGAAAAG GTTTTAAACATATTGGATCCTACACTGTGCAGCAAAGGAATGACAGATGTACCATTTTGTGATACTTCACCGTCATTGTTTCTTTCTAAAAAAGACAGCATAGGACGATTCCATCCATATACTAGATATGAAAATATCACCTTTAATTGTTGCAACCAATGCACAGGAGAGTTAATAGTGTTGTGA
- the ccdc181 gene encoding coiled-coil domain-containing protein 181 isoform X2 codes for MVQRGRHAQVYEESENIDAKLNKELDEEEREENKNSIDEKQSASFVEKPCERNKDLIDHAEIARGEKNVIVNQPDPISGSDSEGSFHELKQDDQQEAEEQTEEVKRYIVEKIEQANKKLQDEDPIDQNRERRLKFKDHLVDLEVPPIHLPETEKDNGEVTGQMSEMCISSDAQKVNVNTGNKGDEDKIKDKKVLMEKDGKFELVSLQDFGNQGLLPQIAVAFSENESKQSHCFNSDNPKGNNFSSSQTSLSPNEILHIPKPPDEPKDRATSAANIQKNGAQKILPRRVQSAIMSPKPSPQPNISKEKEFNWRTQKKGQLKTEVGVRKTEEEMRKKEENKMAFGIWLQKKKQQRQEERRIQCAKELERKNSKEHQDPNEAFNLWLKKKREQQIKEQQVEAMRKREQDYNSKVHTREDSEKAFKQWLKRKKAEKRAEQLAAKERCRKFLMEARKVKRMQTLLCTLSESKSFQFDNYGYRF; via the exons GTTTATGAAGAAAGTGAAAACATTGATGCCAAACTTAATAAAGAGCTggatgaagaagaaagagaagaaaataaaaattccatAGATGAGAAACAATCTGCAAGCTTTGTAGAAAAACCATGTGAACGGAACAAAGATTTAATAGACCATGCAGAGATCGCTAGGGGAGAAAAAAATGTTATTGTCAATCAACCTGATCCTATATCAGGATCAGATAGTGAGGGTTCATTTCATGAATTAAAGCAGGATGATCAGCAAGAAGCAGAAGAGCAAACAGAGGAAGTAAAACGCTATATAGTGGAAAAGATTGAGCAAGCCAACAAGAAGTTGCAGGATGAAGATCCTATAGATCAAAATCGAGAACGCAGATTGAAGTTCAAAGACCATTTGGTTGACTTGGAGGTCCCCCCTATCCATTTACCTGAGACAGAAAAGGATAATGGAGAGGTCACAGGTCAAATGTCTGAAATGTGCATTTCAAGTGATGCTCAAAAGGTCAATGTTAATACAGGAAATAAAGGCGATGAAGacaaaatcaaagacaaaaaagTGTTGAtggaaaaagatggaaaatttgAACTAGTGAGTTTACAGGATTTTGGGAATCAAGGTTTATTACCTCAGATTGCTGTAGCATTCAGTGAAAATGAAAGTAAACAATCTCACTGCTTCAATTCAGATAATCCTAAAGGAAACAACTTTTCAAGTAGTCAGACCAGTTTATCTCCAAATGAAATTCTTCATATTCCCAAACCGCCAGATGAACCAAAGGATCGAGCAACTTCTGCAGCTAATATACAGAAGAATGGAGCTCAAAAGATACTACCTAGAAGGGTCCAATCTGCAATAATGTCTCCCAAACCATCTCCCCAACCGAACATCTCAAAGGAAAAGGAGTTTAATTGGCGAACCCAAAAGAAAGGTCAACTTAAGACTGAG GTGGGGGTAAGAAAAACTGAAGAGGAGATGCGGAAGAAAGAGGAAAATAAGATGGCTTTTGGGATCTGGCTTCAAAAGAAGAAGCAGCAGCGCCAAGAAGAAAGAAGAATTCAATGTGCGAAGGAACTAGAAAGAAAGAATAGTAAG GAACATCAAGATCCAAATGAAGCCTTCAATCTCTGGCTAAAGAAAAAACGGGAACAGCAAATTAAAGAGCAGCAAGTAGAAGCCATGAGAAAAAGGGAACAAGATTACAACTCAAAAGTTCACACAAGGGAAGATTCTGAAAAAGCTTTTAAGCA GTGGCTAAAAAGAAAGAAAGCTGAGAAACGGGCAGAACAATTGGCTGCAAAGGAGCGATGCAGGAAGTTTCTGATGGAagctagaaaagttaaaagaaTGCAGACTTTACTATGCACCCTTAGTGAATCTAAATCATTTCAGTTTGACAATTATGGTTACAGGTTCTAG